A segment of the Corythoichthys intestinalis isolate RoL2023-P3 chromosome 16, ASM3026506v1, whole genome shotgun sequence genome:
tccacaggtgtcaaGGGTGAAACGTTGACCCAGCCGGCATCTCGGACTCTCCGGCCTGGTGAAGTTTTAAACATTGACTGTCAGGTGTCTTATTCCTTGGGCAGCTACTACACTGCGTGGGTCAGGCAGCCTCCAGGGAAAGGACTAGAATGGATTGGGACCAGATACACTGGAGGCTATTACCAAAAGGACTCCCTGAAAAACAAGTTTAGTATTGAACTAAACCCCTCCAGCCAAACAGTAACCCTAAACGGACAAAATATGCAGCCTGAAGATTCTGGCATTTATTACTGTGCCAGAGACACACAACTACACGAACCATGAGCAAGCTTgaacaaaaaggaaaaaagagaaaaataggAGGAGCTTCTGGGATAGTTATCAATAGAACGAACCATGCAATATAACAGAAATATTTAATACAGTGTAACTCATAATAGACACACACTCTCTGATATTCTAAAGTACACAACATAACACTATTGGTACAATTACCACATTTTATGAATTTTatgacacatactgtacataatattGATATCTTTCTTAGGGTGAATGAATTGAAGAGGATGGAAATATTATTGTATATATTGCTTACTGATATTTCTAATATTAAGAATAACATGGAAATCAATTTGATAATACACTAAGAACTGTTTTTTGACTACCTACACAATTTAAGAACTTTGTGAAGAGCTTATCAGAAACAAAACCTTTGAATCCAACCAGTTTCTATATCTGCTCACTAGAGTCACTGAGAGGGTTGGAAATCTTTGAAATGTGATTGAATCAATGCATATCTagcatacctgttaagttgtagaaattgcaaatagggagatttctgtttgccaaccccgATAACGCGCGCGTGCGCGACAatcgctaagacaaaatgcaaccattttttttcaagttcattttggtcacaacacttgtgtaaaaattaactacactgtcaaagaacctctttttggtggcatcagagatagtcttcaacttgctccatgtattgtctggcatcatgttatactgctatgttgcctgtgtcatgccagttctccttgttcctgtaatcaacatctaggatatcctcagctttcctgatcacatccatttgcacaaatttggacatcagcttcctcagcagcctcttcatctcatcaaccatcactccaatttgggtttcgtcagactaaatcagcaagattaaaaacattaattacatcatttagaaaattaatcatatttgtttttaaaagtatctttgtcatggcagttttttaattgaattgtaacctagaattgaaactttatattttttgtttcagcacagtaataatgatataatgtaataaagtgtatagtatacactttagctttagcataatagcgaatctaaatgattaaacttcaagtaagtaacgatatgctttctcacttaaattcatatattgtgtgggtaggaccgcagtggtttaatattccatgatgtttgatccacgaaaacacaAGAGAaaagcagcgacttcttcctcatcgttctcccatcattcgctctaatgctattagcattaggctagttagctatcgctggcaggtaagacttacggcaattacgttgacgaacgtcgtttttcccgaatactggaggccgaccagggtcagctccatctcttccttccaaaataaagacttgaaccagtctaaaagctggtttattagtgccagcatcttgggaagtcggtggtgctgcgcctcttccctccctgtcagatgattggttgggcttttccagctctgaaggggagggagggcagggaagtcggagacggccaggctattcgttgttggtcactttccgaatcgggccgaatggtatcgttacaaaacggtgacaaacaaaaacgtaaaaaaaaaaaaaaaatagacatttttggaaaatcgggagatttggctttctaatcgtgaggcgtgagcattggggtcaaaatcgggagtctcccgaccaaatcgtgaaacttaacaggtctgATCTAGATACACGGGTTGCGTGATCTTTAAGGCCATAATAGTTCGATTATGATTCGGTTTAGAAGCAATATGATACGATCCGTTATagagaaacaaagaacaactaggcctgcaagcaggactgaacgggccctcgcaatctagcgcaactcggactgtgtgcaggtcagggtggtggcagatcctcctctctaatcatctcattagaacctaacaagctcgaaagtcgcctctttacattcacacacctaacagataaaaaaaaacctagtggagagagtactacaaaaaaggaggtactactgagctgtgcagccaagccctaattcaaaaccaaaattaatattctaactgggccaattcgaccaagtgtgccaaatattgtggctctataagctgcctgagtctctgaaaaaaagtatttcctttaaatggcgaataaagggtcgtcacggcaacagacagagacacgtggacatgggccgtaaataagtattttaataggtcttgaaactacaatgaccaacctgaaaagaactggacatgtattggaaaaacgagtgactttctattgccactagttggcgctgtagggttgatgcaaatgacccctacaaggcccttcagggtatgactctcaacaagcacgggaagtttggcgcagatatgttgtatatctgccgagttatgactgttcaaagtttttggagagaaaaattgttgacagtcattttcactttcctgtttggacccctccgcttcaacgaaacttcaatattttttatcaggcacctgaagacaggtcttaaggcttcccttatgcagctttgaggtagattgattttttccctttagaggaggagtgtgtcccgtaaaaaaagggcatttcctgttcccactaggaggcgccaagcacaaatggtaaattttcaatccagtcctgctcaggctggtatacctcacacacatgccagatttaaaatagattgaacgttgtatgagggagttatcagtcattttccgaattcggtgttttggcgaaaaaatggccgactttggcaccccgcccaggtcaggcccgtgaatgaaaacacaccattttgataacttaagatttcatatgcctcatgaacagtctcgccaattttgagaatgatcaaactaattccctaggtgtcaaggtgtaaaatgtgcacactgtaaatcgataaaaatttcacattcaatccaaaatacccgatttcctgttgggtttggaatatgcatgcaagagactttttggagcagttttgtacaaggtatcgactctccgaatttcatccctctacgttgaaaaaacctaaatggagaggcctttttgaaaatttcaagggggcgccactgagccattttgttacaagtttttgtaacgttgcaagattatttaacgttatccaaagccgtatgtatgtgcaaatttttacgagtttttgtgcatattcaagcctccaaatgtaaactcctactgtgaacccatgaaaatttcacattcgatccaaaatacccgatttcctgttggatttggaatatgggtgcaagagactttttggagcagttttgcataaggtatctactccccaaatttccttgctctatgttgaaaaaacccaataggaaaggccttttttaaaacttctttctgtcgccactagttggcactgtagagttgatgcaaatgacccctacaagaaccttcagggtatgactctcaagaaacacgggaagtttggcgcagatatgttgcatatctgccgagttatgactgttcaaagctttttgcgtgacaaattgtttacgttcattttcactttcctgtttggacccctccgcctcaacgaaacctcaatatttttcatcaggcacctgaacacaggtcttaaggctcccctgatgcaggtttgaggtcaacagatttttttcccttggaggaggaacctgtctcgtaaaaaaaggcatttcctgttctcactagggggcgctagacctaatgggtaatatttcaatgcactcgtgttaagggtgggataccacacatacatgccaaatatgaaaaagattgaacgttgtgtcaaggaactattagtcatttactgaatttgtcattttgccgaaaaaatggccgactttggcaccacgcccaggtcagacccgtgaatgaaaacgcaccattttcaaaacttaagatttcatatgtctcctgaatagtctcaccaattttcaagatgatccaaccaactccctcggcgaaaaggtctcaaatgtgcaccctgtaaatcgacaaaaatttcatatttgacccaaaataaccgatttcctgttgggtttggaatatgcgtgtaaatgcttttttggagcggttttggacaaggtatagaccccccaaatttcattgctctacgctgaaagaccctaatgttataggccaattttaaaatttcaagggggcgccactgagccattttgttatattttttttgcaacgttgcaaaattatcgaaatttacaattttccggacgtatgtgcaaattttggtgacttttcgtgcatgttcaggcctccaaattggccgttttcatttgccctgaaaaaaaataaaaaaaataaaaaaaaaaataatcctttgcaaaacaatagggccttcgcacgcttagtgctcgggccctaattattcGATCcagcaattattattataattttttttaaaaatcaagacATCAATCAAAAGAAGGCATTTCTGAAAAAAGAAAAGGCAAAACAACATATTGGGTCAAATAAtgccttcaacaacaacaaggaAAGATGCGATATTTCAACCTAAATATGCAAACTTTCaaggttaaaaagtttaaaacacaTGTTGTTCATGTATTTTCAGGATGTCAAGGAATATGggtgttttaaaaaaagaaaacacttcTATGCAAGTGTTTATAGTGTTTCAAATAGGAAACAATGTAAAGCCTCGGAATGACACTTTCGAGCCTTGCGATATCTGATGCACAACACAACAATCAACAATTATCTCTGATTACTGGTGAATTTTGTTTCGATTGAAGAGTTTGCTGTCGATACACTcatatttctttctttttttgggggggggggtcacaacTCTAGTCACGTGACTAGGATTCTTCTCAAGCTGACTGGATGCACCTTGGACTACTCATGGGTCCGTTGCTAGACACATAGGAGACAATAATTCACACTTATACCATCGCATCTGTATGTGCACTTTGCAGTGTTCTGTTAACCTATtaaatagacttcataatacttgacaggacacgggaaaTGGGGCTGATCCGTAGGGagcttattttaaaaaacttcaaattcaatattttgaaaaaccaaagctgctactgacctaaaaccaaaacaggccatagccttagccatatatgagtctccatgagcagcagcatcaaaacattcaaagtcattcccttataaaatcctgattaattattttctatataagtacagtggtacctctacatacgatcgcttcaacacacgaacttttcgacatccgacgtaaaatttgactcaccatttgtttctacatccgacgacatgctcgaaatacgacgacaatggcagcaccgcagacgaatgcacatcttgtgtgacaaatcaacactggtttcagaaaaggttggtacaggtggtgaaacaaggaaaaagttgacgcttaccttctaaatgaagatgcaaatgacagaaaaatatgagcgtagggtgggcatccgtgaaatggctcaacaatacatctccacggtcctccttcgaccatcgttcgccagtctttataagttaagctgacaattcttattgtggtaacatctccagagaaatcgccaacttcgccacgtttttatcatttatttcacaacttattcaaaacaaaaacaccttctgtctgccgcaattgacggtgttctcaagaaaacattcaaagtgaaagtgaaactcaagctcaccggtctgtctctggcacgtcagccccgcggtgcgttcagagtcagcaaaaaacgtccgccacattagaacccgattcgttacattaatacaggaattattattattattattattattattattattattattacgattttgatttataatttatttgttttgctatgtgtaattgccatttgtaatagtaccagcagtattttttaaggatttagtgaaggtttttgggctgtggaacgaattaatggaattataatgtattcctatgggaaaatcctactcgacatacgaccatttcgacttacaaacaaggtcctggaacggattaacttcgtatgtagaggtaccactgtataacaaaacttaaaatggctataaaattctccaattttacactaaatgcacaaaaatcaccaaatttagagataatcacctatattttcaggatcaatagcaatattaaacataacatatacgtttttgcccaaaatagcaatttaccgtaattatttttttatttcctgcaagttttcaacagatataaatcattcaattttctaaaacttattacttgaggaaaacagaatcaattaaaaataatatataaatagattattaataaattgtatatacaatcacaacttattatagaatagaatagaatagaatagaatagaatagaatagaatagaatagaatagaatagaatcacCCTTAATTGTGTACAATGAAATCGTGGAGCATTTCCCTTTACTGTGCATTATAAatgaaaatctcaaaagtgacttgcaagtataaaatctaaataaacaaatataaaatgcgtatgagatagtcgtatgttcaggcagtgcaaataaagtgaatgagcagcagtttgacagttaatGCTTTGAATATTGCAGGTGAAAAAGTTGAACATAGAATATTGCATTCAAATGAATATTGAACTATGCCTTGTCAGCTTcctcgacttgtacaagtcTCTGTTCCTCGCCAACTCCTTTCTGCCGGTCTGCCACTCTAAGGCCTTGTACGTCCTCACTTCAGAAAtcacatccttggagaagttcGCACCAAAACAATTGAAGAGGGACCTGCTGATGTGCGGCAAAAAGGTGTTGATCAACCTGTGCCCCCTCCTGGCACCTGTACCCCTGCAAGGTTAGGTCTGAGGCCGCCAGGAACATCAAGATCACCTCGTCATCCCTTTTCTCCTCTGCCTTGGCACGGTCCAGGACATGTAGTTCTACCAGCTGGCCAGCGCCTTCAGGCTTGAGAATCGGGCCGTCCTCATCCTCTCAGCCGCCtacaaaacatgtttgttttagaaacaTATGCATTTTGATTCATCCtttttataaagtgaataaAGCTGCGTACTTACTTGCCCCAAGACACTTGGGCAGCACCATGCAGCCGTTGTTGTGGAAGCTGCTGTAGATATTTTTCCAAAACTGCACGAGGTCAAAATAGACgaagatctgcttgttgccgtcgtcgtaggggttggtgtaggatcatggtgtttcactgaaagttattaaattgaaatattacataaaataaaaattgtttttaatattgaagcagaaatgtctaaaataaaagatacaaaatccaacatggcagccgtatcaaaacaaagagctttttacgttgaaatttttgtgaatatatgctatagatatggacgtaaaacagtctcgattcttggtcaaaagcaaaagaaaccgtgcaggtagcatgtattttacgtaaatatggcaaATGTGCGGCTTGTCTTTAAGCCGCCTCCATATGTAATCAAAGAAGAAAATCATTACCAAAGATGAAAAttattgcgaataaatgcttcaatcactgaattcttcatagaattcttcatagatatggacgtaatcgattattggttaaaagcataaaagcgcgtaaatattgcgaacaatgAGGCTattcagttacgaaaattagccgcctccatgtgtaaacaaaaaagaaaaatctcttgaataaatgcttaaataactgaattctttatatatacagtatatgcgcgtaaatcagtcttgattcttggttaaaagaaaaaaaaaaaaaaaatgggcagtttgaatttacttaaatctgtcgaagaatgatgctagtctattAGCTTTGGTATCATAAGTTGGCTTTTTACGTTCAAAAttcattgtgaataaatgcttaaatcactgaattctttatagatacagaCTTAAAacacaattcttggttaaaagcaaaaaaaaccaaaaaaaacaaaaaaaaaaaaaaaaaaaaaaaaacaacgggcagttagcgtttattttacgtaaatatggatGTTTTGTGGaggctcccattgattttttttaaaaattttttacgacgtttcaaaatgcatgcattgtacgaaaaatataataattaccatgaattctcgaacaaatcattcctgagacaatctttGTTGTTAGTATGCCGTCCAGATTTCGTACTTTTTGAAGGTAATTCCAGCTTTGTCTTCAAAAGCATATGTAATAGTCATTCCCACCGACTTCTAAAAAATGAAGTTGACTCACACAGCCCCCTACGGGCCGGCGGGGTGCAGAGAACACCTAATGTGACCTGTCAAGGTATCTTGAAGTCTATGCCTATTAACAAATTACAGTAGGGTCTCTGTCAGTATATTAAAATTATAGACATTTGGGATGGTGGAACCTGAGAAGCAGTTCTCAATTTCAAAAAGGATAGTGATTCATGAGTCAGGTTAACTGCAGGTGTGTCAAACTCGATTTTGTCATGTTGTGGGCCACATTGTAATCACAGTTTTATTCGGAGGGCCATTATGGCCGCAAAACAGACAGGAGAGGACTGCAGTGGACCTCAGTTTACACCACTTCAATCTGCTGCCATCTAGCAGGTGCTACAGGGCCATAATAGCCAAGACAAACAGACTGAGAGACAGTTTCTCTCTAAGAGCTGTCACCATACTCAACTCaagtttgcactgaaatgtcactGTCATTACACTGCTAATGCcccaacattgtcacatgcatctcactAAGTAATATGTTCTCAAACATCTGTCTCAATGTGGGTACTGCATaatctgggtactgcatatgcaatatCTCCATAGTTACATAATAGCAttttgcactgttacatcaatatttatgcacaaaatgtcatttgcGATATCATATCAAGTCAGCCATATGCGTCCTTGTCTGAGTACTGTAAATCGTGAAAAATGCACTGTTATATTATTATCACTACATCACAAGTCACATATTCACTTTATTCCCTATCTATGTACACTGTAACCTGTGGTTTTATTTtagccttattgtactttaggcttttgttttatgtggtgcACATAATGGGGAAGCCTAAATGTCATTGTACTATATATAATGACCAAaaaggctattctattctattctattctattctattctattctattctattctattctattctattctattctattctattctattctattctattctattct
Coding sequences within it:
- the LOC130932182 gene encoding ADP-ribosylation factor-like protein 8 — its product is MLALINQLLDWFKSLFWKEEMELTLVGLQYSGKTTFVNVIASDETQIGVMVDEMKRLLRKLMSKFVQMDVIRKAEDILDVDYRNKENWHDTGNIAV